The sequence GCGGAACTGGCGGACCGGCTCTCGGAACTGGCCGCGAGCCGGGACCGGGAAAGGCAACTGCACGCGCAGGCGGTGCGCGCGGAGGAACGAGCACGGCTCGCGCGGGAAATGCACGATGTCGTCTCACACGACATCACGCTCATCGCCATGCAGGCGGGAGTGTTGTCGGCAGCCGAGGCGGGCACCGAGGCGAAGAAGACCGCGGACACCATCCGCACGCTCAGCACGCGCACCCTGGAAGAACTCCGGGGCCTCGTCGGAGTGCTTCGCTCGGGAGCCGACATGGCCGTGCAAGCAGACCTGCGTGACCTCGACGATCTCGTGTGTCACGCGGGGGTTCCGGTGCGGGTGACGGTGGAGAACGTGCCGGCGTGCCTGCCCGCCCCTGTATCGGCCGCCGCCTACCGGACGGTGCAGGAGGGCCTCACCAACGTCCGCAAACACGCACCTGGCGCGACGGCGTTCGTCCACGTGTCGGCCACCGGTAACAGTGTCTGCGTGGATGTCCACAACGACAGGCCGAAGTCACGGCGCACCGTCGCGCTCCCGCGCGGCGGAGGCTACGGACTGGCGGGGCTGGCCGAACGAGCGAAACTGCTCGGAGGCACGTTCGAGGCCGAGCCCACCGACGACGGCGGTTTCCGCATCCACGCCCGCTATCCGTTCGGTTGACCACGAAGGCCGCTTTTCCTGTGCAAGTGAAGGCCACCTTTCCCTGCGGCTGGTGCAGGAAGGGTGGCCTTCGTGGTGTCAGGGCCATGGCGTTTCGGGCGCCTTCGCTGGCAGGCCGGCCCGTCCGACGATGGCAGACTCGCTCCCGCTGAGCCGACGTTCGCGGGTCATGGTGCGCGCGGTCCTGCCGGGAAGCGCGCGACTCACGAGTTCGTCGCCGCGATCCTCGCGAAGACATTGCTCGCGTCGATGTCGAACGTCATGGTTCCGCTGCGCAGATCCACCCCGACCGCCGCATCACGACCGACAGGTCCGTACTCCTCGATCAGCACATCCTCCACGGCCTCACCGAAGTCGAAGCGGATTCGGGCTCCGTCACGCCTCACGACGCGGGCGTGCTCGTTCAGAAAGCACCCGTTGTCCCATTCCTGCGCGGTGAACACGGCGGCCACTACGTCGTCGGTCAGTCCCTCCCGCGCCAGCGTCTCCCGCACCAGTTCCAGCAGCAGAGCTTCGTTGGCCGTGGTGGCGTGCCGGTTCAGCTCATCACGCAGGACACCGCTCTCGTACTTGTCGTGCACCGTGGCGAACAGCGAACGGGCGCGCTCCCACGCGGCCCGCAGCTCGTGCACCGTGGCAGGCTCGTCAGCGAACAACTCGCGCAGGACCGCGAATTCGTCCATGACCGCTCTCCTCGTTGTCATGACACGAGCTACGAGAAAGACACCCTTCACCGGAACTCGCGGTGCGCCGAACAATGCTTCGCACCCGGCATGAAAGGTGGGCACGGACAGGAATCACAGGGTGGTCCAAGACCGTCCCCACCGGAGGA comes from Saccharomonospora xinjiangensis XJ-54 and encodes:
- a CDS encoding sensor histidine kinase gives rise to the protein MTTQGISLTGVPVSGPGSGTADPPRTKVAALNLRSRVLSRHPAVSAVATDIAFVVIAILDVWLVVPEEAPSYSIYLSAASCAALLLRRKLPFTAVVLAVPGFFVGWAQLAAMFALGSLASRKPFHWHMWTGAGLVWLCRFVLWPPADFLGLTWRMHILDAIYGVIVAGMPVAIGLLIVSRAELADRLSELAASRDRERQLHAQAVRAEERARLAREMHDVVSHDITLIAMQAGVLSAAEAGTEAKKTADTIRTLSTRTLEELRGLVGVLRSGADMAVQADLRDLDDLVCHAGVPVRVTVENVPACLPAPVSAAAYRTVQEGLTNVRKHAPGATAFVHVSATGNSVCVDVHNDRPKSRRTVALPRGGGYGLAGLAERAKLLGGTFEAEPTDDGGFRIHARYPFG